The window GCGCTGGATGCGCTACTGGCTGAGCGCAGTATTACGCGCGCTGCGCAAAGGCTCAATTTGAGCCAGTCGGCGACGAGTGGCGTGTTAGCGCGGTTGCGTGATTATTTTGAGGATGAAATATTGACTCAGATTGGTCGAAATATGGTCATGACGCCGTTGGCAGCTAGCCTGGAAGCGCCAGTTCGGGAGGTGTTGTTGCAGATTCAATCGACCATCGAAACCAAGCCAGGATTTGTTTTAGAAGAATCGACCCGGCATTTTCGAGTGATTGCCTCAGATTATCCCACTTCAGTTCTGATGGCTGAGGTGGCACGTAAGATGAGTGAACTGGCACCGAATGTTACTCTCGAAATTATGGCGCCTGGCGACGATCACGAGATACAGCTTGATCGTGGCGAAATTGATTTACTCATCATGCCAGCCAAGTATTTAGTCGAGGGTCATGCTAGCGAAGTGCTATTCCAGGACAGCTACAGTTGTGTTGTGTGGAAGGATAATACGATTGTTGGTGACAGTTTGACGCTGGATCAATATATGAGTCTGGCGCACGTCTCGACCAAATTTGGTAAAGCGCAGCCTAGTTTTGAAGAATGGTTTTTACAAAGCACAGGCTTTGCAAGGCGGGTTGAAGTCAGCACCAGTAATTTTAGTTCCTTGCCCTTATTGTTAGTTGGTACCAATCGTATCGCCACCATGCATACCCGATTGGCAGATATGTTCGCCGACTATTTCCCGATTCGCTTATTACCACCTCCGATGGATATTCCGCTCTTGGTAGAGATGATGCAATGGCATAAATTTGTCGATAAAGATATTGCACATATCTGGTTTCGCACGCTACTCAAGGAAGTTGCCAATGCACGCCGTTCTCCGCTAGCAGCTTAATTTTATCGCGCAAGTTAACATCAATAAGCGATTACTAAGCAACCATGACTAGCAAAAAAATAGCCTTAACGACAGTATTCCTATGGTTCTTTATGGGAGGCATCGGACACTTCATCGCCCCGGACTTTTTTCTGAAAATTGTCCCGCCGTCTTTGCCGCTGCGTATTCAAGCGGTGTACATCAGCGGGTTTTTTGAGGTACTTGGTGCGCTGGGTTTGCTGCATGTTCAGTATCGTAAATGGGCAGGTATTGGCTTGTTTTTGCTGACCATTACTGTTACACCTGCAAACGTCTATATGTGGCTTAATCCTCAGCTATTCCCGAAAATACCGGAGTTGCTATTAGGCTTAAGGCTGATATTGCAGGTTCTGTTGTTAGCTGCGATTTGGTGGGCTGCTGCACCAGAGTCTCAAACTAAATAGTTTTGTGAGCTTATCAATACAGTCAACACGCCCTAGTCTCACTCAAAAAAGGTGACGCATGAAACTGATTCTTTCCATCTTCATGAGCGCAATCATTGCGATGATTGCTCAGTCCGGTTTCGCAAATTCTATTGAAAATCCTATTGCAAGGACAGCCAAAACAATTGAGCCAACAGACGGGGGTATTGCTGCGCCATCGAGCTTAAAGTTGGCAGGGTGGCAGCGAGTTCATTTAGGTAGCAGCAGTCAGCAGTATGATTTTCCTGTGTATGCAAACCATGCTTTAGACAGTGACTTGCATACTATTCGA of the Undibacterium sp. 5I1 genome contains:
- a CDS encoding LysR family transcriptional regulator, which encodes MRFNKLDLNLLVALDALLAERSITRAAQRLNLSQSATSGVLARLRDYFEDEILTQIGRNMVMTPLAASLEAPVREVLLQIQSTIETKPGFVLEESTRHFRVIASDYPTSVLMAEVARKMSELAPNVTLEIMAPGDDHEIQLDRGEIDLLIMPAKYLVEGHASEVLFQDSYSCVVWKDNTIVGDSLTLDQYMSLAHVSTKFGKAQPSFEEWFLQSTGFARRVEVSTSNFSSLPLLLVGTNRIATMHTRLADMFADYFPIRLLPPPMDIPLLVEMMQWHKFVDKDIAHIWFRTLLKEVANARRSPLAA